The following proteins come from a genomic window of Pseudomonas sp. WJP1:
- a CDS encoding DUF6957 family protein: MSNSSEPGLLQDGQVSSAGTSLSPAEIEALVAERFPRKAYCTVEDWLIFHVGEPAESLARVRAAGLEPMFMYAHCVIYDGHGRFPPGGWVRSTLCKSFDGVCLFETRNTVYVLVGKGREMTASLKTIFGLC; this comes from the coding sequence ATGAGTAATTCTTCAGAGCCTGGATTGCTGCAGGATGGCCAGGTTTCCTCAGCTGGCACATCGCTGTCGCCTGCCGAGATAGAGGCATTAGTGGCTGAGCGCTTTCCTCGCAAGGCGTACTGCACAGTCGAAGATTGGCTCATCTTCCACGTGGGCGAACCTGCTGAATCGCTTGCCCGAGTTCGTGCAGCAGGCCTTGAGCCGATGTTCATGTATGCGCATTGCGTCATCTATGACGGGCACGGGCGGTTCCCACCTGGAGGGTGGGTGCGCTCGACCCTATGCAAATCATTCGATGGCGTTTGCCTGTTCGAGACGCGAAACACGGTGTACGTGCTCGTGGGAAAAGGGCGCGAGATGACTGCCTCGCTGAAGACAATATTTGGCTTATGTTAA
- a CDS encoding helix-turn-helix domain-containing protein, which yields MSLRKAYAATLQWLRVRRGLSQADFQDKADQGHISRLEASAVSVSVDLSADLAQALGLRPLSFLTLVAAADEGKTARSALNEALAELQQLGVLDEVLPREPQTLVPPQTAAVAEKLRKVKELKRAGLTQTEISEQLGMPRTTVRRLWHAED from the coding sequence ATGTCTTTGCGCAAGGCTTACGCGGCGACGTTGCAGTGGCTGAGGGTAAGGCGTGGCTTATCGCAGGCTGATTTTCAGGATAAGGCTGATCAAGGTCACATTAGTCGGCTGGAAGCCTCAGCGGTCTCAGTCAGCGTCGATCTCAGTGCAGATCTAGCTCAGGCTCTGGGCCTTCGACCTCTGTCGTTTCTTACGCTTGTGGCTGCGGCGGATGAGGGTAAGACAGCGCGCTCCGCCTTGAACGAAGCTCTTGCCGAGTTGCAGCAACTCGGCGTATTGGACGAGGTTCTGCCACGTGAGCCTCAAACACTTGTCCCACCCCAAACAGCGGCGGTGGCAGAGAAACTGAGAAAGGTAAAGGAACTGAAACGCGCAGGGCTCACGCAAACTGAAATCAGCGAGCAGCTGGGAATGCCCAGAACTACCGTCCGGCGGCTATGGCATGCTGAAGATTGA
- a CDS encoding AAA family ATPase yields MDKRVMFAVAGSGKTTLLVKRLSLEKRALIITYTENNYRHLRDSIIKRFGHVPKNINLLSYFTFLYSFCYRPLLQVHLETRGISFRAPHARTLKLKRDNMAYYATTSGSLYHNRLAKLLETAGAIPDVMARMERFYDEFYVDEVQDLAGHDFNLLMALAKAKLEMLFVGDFYQHTFDTSRDGNVNSSLHADIGKYEKLFQKAGVTVDKETLSRSWRCGVTVCDFIRAHLQIDMQSQHTYETQIIPLASQADANAVHADASVVKLFYQEHYKYGCLSNNWGASKGLDHYNDVCVVLGATHWKVYETSSLAALPPQTKNKLYVAFSRTRGRLFLAPEKLFKPFKTI; encoded by the coding sequence ATGGATAAACGAGTGATGTTCGCTGTGGCAGGGTCAGGGAAGACCACCTTGCTAGTGAAGCGTCTGAGCCTAGAAAAGCGCGCACTGATAATCACCTATACTGAGAACAACTATCGCCACTTGCGCGATAGCATCATCAAACGGTTTGGCCATGTCCCAAAAAACATCAACCTGCTGAGTTATTTCACGTTCCTCTATAGCTTCTGCTATCGCCCTCTGCTGCAGGTACATTTGGAGACGCGAGGAATCAGCTTTCGAGCTCCGCACGCCCGTACGCTAAAGCTCAAGCGGGACAATATGGCGTATTACGCCACTACGAGTGGCAGCCTGTACCACAACCGCCTCGCAAAGCTTTTAGAGACCGCTGGTGCAATTCCTGACGTGATGGCGCGAATGGAGCGCTTTTACGATGAGTTTTATGTTGACGAAGTTCAAGATCTAGCAGGCCATGACTTCAACCTGCTAATGGCATTGGCGAAAGCCAAACTTGAGATGCTGTTTGTAGGTGACTTCTACCAACATACGTTCGACACCAGTCGTGATGGAAACGTGAACAGCTCGCTACACGCTGACATTGGGAAATACGAAAAGCTTTTTCAAAAGGCGGGAGTGACTGTCGACAAAGAGACATTGAGTCGAAGCTGGAGGTGTGGTGTCACCGTATGTGATTTTATTCGTGCACATCTGCAGATTGATATGCAGTCACAGCATACGTATGAAACCCAAATCATTCCTCTGGCCAGTCAAGCGGATGCTAACGCCGTGCACGCGGACGCCAGCGTGGTGAAGCTGTTCTACCAGGAGCATTACAAGTACGGATGTCTGTCCAACAACTGGGGCGCCAGTAAAGGGCTGGATCACTACAACGATGTGTGCGTTGTGCTAGGTGCTACTCACTGGAAGGTCTACGAAACATCTTCGCTCGCCGCGCTCCCCCCACAGACAAAAAACAAACTCTACGTTGCCTTCTCACGGACACGAGGGAGGCTGTTTCTTGCACCGGAAAAGCTTTTCAAACCGTTCAAAACTATTTAA